A genomic segment from Deltaproteobacteria bacterium encodes:
- a CDS encoding response regulator, which yields MRPHILVVDDSDEVRLLASRILEREGYQVTAADSGVSALERLQTFVPDLVVSDIMMPEVDGYRLLERLREDPRLLAVPVIFLSALGDATSLERGNRLGVEHYLVKPFTAKQLLATVSGTLRRYAELRRVRVIEQQAAQSTEGPRPLDFETTGIAPLDEQVGGLCRGRVYLGQGAGGGVKGVFAVQFLHRALERGEGAVLVTTDRVDTVLYVGSSVGLDLRPHVRSGKLVVVGLAERFEYALETRNDVVALAAEIASYAAECQASRIVINSILTILCSAPRLVLSAPLMTDLVDGLERTGATTLVLSDDPVTPQEELANAYLKRSSFGTIVLGSEASGRQTGVLKLERMHGVTPPAEGRPFRVAFGTGLVTVDPAAAPHVYDELEELRRHVAVEMASAEDEVTGLVTTAGGGLRLRDPFALFLRDCVAAALKATERCALLVARFGFEPSGEMVAGGPVALAPHDFPEALAGQEILCWLHPTEIAVVALGAGGDDVTALAERLQGWLAERGRGAGQVLAGFRAATAAYPSDGGTIDELLESLARALGREEGAAKQAVA from the coding sequence ATGCGTCCCCACATTCTCGTCGTCGACGACTCCGATGAGGTGAGACTCCTCGCGTCGCGTATTCTCGAGCGCGAGGGCTATCAGGTGACGGCCGCCGATTCCGGCGTGAGCGCGCTCGAACGGCTGCAGACCTTCGTCCCGGATCTGGTCGTTTCGGACATCATGATGCCCGAGGTCGACGGCTACCGCCTGCTGGAGCGCCTGCGTGAGGACCCGCGGCTCCTCGCCGTGCCGGTCATCTTCCTGTCGGCGCTCGGCGACGCGACGAGCCTCGAGCGCGGCAATCGGCTCGGCGTCGAGCACTATCTCGTGAAGCCGTTCACCGCCAAGCAGCTCCTCGCGACGGTGAGCGGCACGCTGCGCCGCTACGCCGAGCTCCGCCGGGTCCGGGTGATCGAGCAACAGGCGGCGCAGAGCACCGAAGGGCCGCGGCCCCTCGACTTCGAGACGACGGGCATCGCGCCGCTCGACGAACAGGTCGGAGGCCTCTGCCGCGGCCGCGTCTATCTCGGGCAGGGCGCCGGGGGCGGAGTCAAGGGCGTCTTCGCCGTCCAGTTCCTGCACCGCGCGCTCGAGCGCGGGGAGGGGGCGGTGCTCGTCACGACCGACCGCGTCGACACCGTGCTCTACGTCGGCAGCAGCGTCGGGCTCGATCTCCGGCCGCATGTGCGCTCCGGAAAGCTCGTGGTGGTGGGGCTCGCCGAGCGCTTCGAGTACGCGCTCGAGACGCGCAACGACGTCGTGGCGCTCGCCGCCGAGATCGCGAGCTACGCCGCCGAGTGTCAGGCGTCGCGCATCGTCATCAACTCGATCCTGACCATTCTCTGCTCGGCGCCGCGGTTGGTGCTGTCGGCGCCGCTCATGACGGATCTCGTCGACGGGCTCGAGCGCACCGGCGCGACGACGCTCGTCCTCTCCGACGACCCCGTCACGCCGCAGGAGGAGCTCGCCAACGCCTACTTGAAGCGCTCCTCGTTCGGCACGATCGTCCTCGGTTCCGAGGCGAGCGGCCGGCAGACCGGCGTGCTGAAGCTCGAACGCATGCACGGGGTGACGCCGCCGGCGGAGGGTCGGCCGTTCCGCGTCGCCTTCGGCACCGGCCTCGTGACCGTCGACCCCGCAGCGGCGCCGCATGTGTACGACGAGCTCGAGGAGCTGCGTCGCCACGTCGCGGTGGAGATGGCGAGCGCCGAGGACGAGGTGACCGGGCTCGTGACGACCGCCGGCGGCGGACTCCGCCTGCGCGACCCCTTCGCGCTCTTCCTGCGCGACTGCGTCGCCGCCGCGTTGAAGGCGACCGAGCGCTGCGCGCTGCTCGTCGCCCGCTTCGGGTTCGAGCCGAGCGGCGAGATGGTCGCCGGCGGGCCGGTCGCGCTCGCCCCGCACGACTTTCCGGAAGCGCTGGCGGGACAGGAGATCCTCTGCTGGCTGCATCCGACCGAGATCGCGGTCGTGGCGCTCGGCGCCGGCGGCGACGACGTGACGGCGCTCGCGGAGCGCCTGCAGGGCTGGCTCGCCGAGCGCGGGCGCGGCGCCGGGCAGGTGCTGGCGGGCTTCCGCGCCGCGACCGCTGCCTATCCGAGCGACGGCGGGACGATCGACGAGCTGCTGGAGAGTCTGGCGCGCGCGCTCGGGCGGGAGGAGGGGGCGGCGAAGCAGGCCGTCGCCTAG
- a CDS encoding PAS domain S-box protein, with product MGTARTPRGLRARRAPRAAANGEAWYRAVFEQAAVGIARVAPEGRFLEVNDRFCEIVGYPRARLLAGDFQQITHPDDLEADLAHVERLLAGAAGSYAMEKRYVRPDGTTVWAALHVALVRDAAGAPTDFVSVVKDITAAKLSERTILESSARLETLSRRLLTVQEEERRTLARELHDEIGQQLAALKLNLEALRARHAVMAGDARLVDSLEILDHTIGQIADASLALRPSMLDDLGLEAALRSHARRQEVRSGCAVSVRGTIERRLPEHVETAAFRIAQEAVRNAIAHAAPRHVEVRVALELGMLVLTVCDDGRGFDVRAEAASPRATGMGLLGMRERAELIGGALELTSAVGAGTVVRARLPL from the coding sequence ATGGGCACCGCCCGGACGCCGCGAGGGCTCCGCGCGCGCCGCGCGCCGCGGGCAGCTGCGAACGGCGAGGCCTGGTACCGGGCGGTGTTCGAGCAGGCCGCGGTCGGCATCGCCCGCGTCGCCCCGGAGGGGCGCTTCCTCGAGGTGAACGATCGCTTCTGCGAGATCGTCGGGTATCCCCGGGCGCGCCTGCTGGCGGGCGACTTCCAGCAGATCACCCATCCCGACGACCTCGAGGCGGACCTGGCGCACGTCGAGCGCTTGCTGGCCGGCGCCGCCGGATCCTACGCGATGGAGAAGCGCTACGTACGACCCGACGGCACGACGGTCTGGGCCGCGCTGCACGTCGCCCTCGTGCGCGACGCCGCCGGCGCCCCGACCGACTTCGTGTCGGTCGTGAAGGACATCACGGCCGCGAAGCTCTCGGAGCGGACGATCCTGGAGTCTTCGGCGCGGCTCGAGACCCTCTCGCGGCGCCTGCTGACCGTGCAGGAGGAGGAGCGGCGCACGCTCGCGCGCGAGCTGCACGACGAGATCGGCCAGCAGCTCGCAGCGCTGAAGCTGAATCTCGAGGCGCTGCGCGCGCGCCACGCCGTCATGGCCGGCGACGCGCGCCTCGTCGATTCGCTCGAGATCCTCGACCACACGATCGGGCAGATCGCCGACGCTTCACTCGCTCTCCGGCCGAGCATGCTCGACGACCTCGGCCTGGAGGCCGCGTTGCGCTCGCACGCGCGGCGTCAGGAGGTGCGCTCGGGATGCGCGGTCTCGGTGCGGGGCACGATCGAGCGGAGGCTTCCCGAGCACGTCGAGACGGCGGCGTTCCGCATCGCGCAGGAGGCGGTGCGCAACGCCATCGCGCACGCGGCGCCGAGGCACGTGGAGGTCCGCGTCGCGCTCGAGCTCGGCATGCTGGTGCTGACGGTGTGCGACGACGGACGGGGGTTCGACGTCCGGGCCGAGGCGGCGAGCCCGCGCGCCACCGGCATGGGACTGCTCGGTATGCGCGAGCGCGCCGAGCTGATCGGCGGCGCGCTGGAGCTGACCTCCGCGGTCGGCGCGGGCACGGTGGTCCGCGCCCGGCTGCCGCTCTAG
- a CDS encoding molybdopterin-dependent oxidoreductase: MPTTTSHVTCPLCEATCGLSITTNGRAIEDLRGDRDDVFSAGYLCPKAYALKDLEADPDRLRTPLVRHDGRLVPATWDEAWAEIERGLGTVLRDHGRDAVAVYVGNPNAHHLSGLYVPALIKAIGTRNVFSASTIDQMPKQVSAGLMFGGALSIPVPDVDRTDHLLVLGANPLASNGSLMTAPDMKGRLRALRARGGTLVVIDPRRSLTALEADAHHYIRPGTDAHLLFALVHVLIAEDRVALGRLAEHTAGLGDVERLARPFTPEAVANITGLAAAVIRGIARDLAGARRAAVYGRIGTCTQEFGTLASWLVDVLNVLTGNLDRDGGAMFPKAAAGAKNATGTPGVGRGVRFGRFASRVRGLPEVYGELPAATLAEEIDTPGDGRIRALVTVAGNPVLSTPNAGRLRAALATLDFLVSVDIYLNETTRHAHVVLPAPSALERSHYDVALYQLAVRNVANYSAPVFPVPDGMLEEWEILLKLGAIATGMGHGADVAALDDFLIGQVAAREVATPGSPVEGRDPAELITALGARRGPDRLLDFLLRSGAYGDAFGRREGGLGLDVLARHPHGIDLGPLRPRVPEILRTPSGKIELAPPPLVADVARLAATLARATAPLVLVGRRTLRSNNSWMHNLDVLVKGRPTCTLHVHPDDARRFGLVDGGAARVRSRVGALEIPVEVTDGIMPGVVSIPHGWGHDDPASSLRVAAAHAGANSNLLADDAAIDPLSGNAVLNGIPVEVEPAPAA; the protein is encoded by the coding sequence ATGCCGACCACGACGAGCCACGTGACCTGCCCGCTCTGCGAAGCGACCTGCGGCCTCAGCATCACGACGAACGGCCGCGCCATCGAGGACCTCCGCGGTGATCGCGACGACGTCTTCAGCGCCGGCTACCTCTGCCCGAAGGCCTACGCGCTGAAGGATCTCGAGGCCGATCCGGACCGTTTGCGTACGCCGCTCGTCCGCCACGACGGACGCCTCGTACCCGCCACCTGGGACGAGGCCTGGGCCGAGATCGAGCGCGGGCTCGGCACGGTGCTGCGTGACCACGGACGCGATGCCGTCGCCGTCTACGTCGGCAACCCGAACGCCCACCACCTCTCCGGGCTCTACGTGCCGGCGCTCATCAAAGCGATCGGCACCCGCAACGTCTTCTCCGCGAGCACGATCGACCAGATGCCGAAGCAGGTCTCCGCGGGCCTCATGTTCGGCGGCGCGCTCTCGATCCCCGTTCCCGACGTGGACCGCACCGACCATCTCCTGGTGCTCGGCGCCAACCCCCTCGCCTCGAACGGCAGCCTGATGACCGCGCCCGACATGAAGGGCCGCCTCCGGGCGCTGCGCGCGCGCGGCGGCACGCTCGTCGTGATCGATCCGCGCCGCAGCCTGACGGCGCTCGAAGCGGACGCGCATCATTACATCCGCCCCGGGACCGACGCCCACCTGCTCTTCGCGCTCGTCCACGTGCTCATCGCCGAGGACCGCGTCGCGCTCGGCCGGCTCGCGGAGCACACGGCCGGACTCGGCGACGTCGAGCGCCTCGCCCGTCCGTTCACTCCGGAGGCCGTCGCGAACATCACCGGGCTCGCGGCCGCCGTCATCCGGGGCATCGCGCGCGACCTCGCGGGGGCGCGCCGCGCCGCCGTCTACGGCCGCATCGGCACCTGCACGCAGGAGTTCGGCACGCTGGCGAGCTGGCTCGTCGACGTCCTGAACGTCCTCACCGGCAACCTCGACCGCGATGGCGGCGCCATGTTCCCGAAGGCGGCCGCCGGGGCCAAGAACGCGACCGGCACCCCGGGCGTCGGACGCGGCGTTCGTTTCGGACGCTTCGCGAGCCGCGTGCGCGGGCTGCCGGAGGTGTACGGCGAGCTCCCGGCGGCGACGCTCGCCGAGGAGATCGACACGCCCGGCGACGGACGGATTCGCGCCCTCGTCACGGTCGCCGGCAATCCCGTCCTCAGCACGCCGAACGCGGGCCGCCTGCGCGCCGCGCTCGCCACGCTCGACTTCCTGGTGAGCGTCGACATCTACCTGAACGAGACCACGCGGCACGCCCACGTCGTCCTGCCGGCTCCGTCCGCGCTCGAGCGCTCGCACTACGACGTCGCGCTCTACCAGCTCGCGGTGCGCAACGTCGCGAACTACTCGGCGCCCGTCTTCCCGGTCCCCGACGGCATGCTCGAGGAGTGGGAGATCCTGCTCAAGCTCGGCGCCATCGCGACCGGCATGGGCCACGGCGCCGACGTCGCCGCGCTCGACGACTTCCTGATCGGGCAGGTCGCGGCGCGCGAGGTCGCGACGCCGGGCTCCCCCGTCGAAGGACGCGATCCCGCCGAACTCATCACCGCGCTCGGTGCGCGCCGCGGGCCGGACCGCCTCCTCGACTTCCTCCTCCGGAGCGGCGCGTACGGCGACGCGTTCGGGCGTCGCGAGGGTGGCCTCGGCCTCGACGTGCTCGCGCGCCACCCGCACGGCATCGATCTCGGCCCCCTCCGACCGCGCGTCCCGGAAATCCTCCGCACCCCGAGCGGCAAGATCGAGCTGGCGCCACCCCCGCTCGTCGCCGACGTCGCGCGCCTCGCAGCCACCCTCGCGCGCGCGACCGCGCCGCTCGTGCTCGTCGGGCGGCGCACGCTCCGGTCCAACAACTCGTGGATGCACAACCTCGACGTGCTCGTGAAGGGCCGCCCGACCTGCACCCTGCACGTGCACCCCGACGACGCCCGCCGCTTCGGCCTCGTCGACGGCGGCGCGGCCCGCGTCCGCTCGCGCGTCGGCGCGCTCGAGATCCCGGTCGAGGTGACCGACGGCATCATGCCGGGCGTCGTCAGCATCCCGCACGGCTGGGGTCACGACGATCCGGCGAGCAGCCTTCGCGTCGCGGCGGCGCACGCCGGCGCCAACTCGAACCTGCTGGCGGACGACGCCGCCATCGACCCACTCTCGGGCAACGCCGTACTGAACGGCATCCCCGTCGAGGTGGAGCCGGCGCCGGCCGCCTAG
- a CDS encoding prenyltransferase, whose translation MGPPIGVAGPRSSGNVPASPSVLLDTWRQIVLSGNLPRGRPMDAVSRWLLITRACVFSMTITSALIGGLLAAAKAPATHWGWFALAAVGLVVAHATNNMINDYFDTIGGVDTESYTRTLYAPHPLFSNLISREGLIAAILACNLVDLAIGLYLMRALGWPVAAFALAGLFVSVFYVAPPLALKRHGLGEPGVFVVWGPLMIGGSYYVTSGTLPGWIWLASTPYALVVTTVLIGKHIDKYEQDGRRGIRTLPVILGREASLRLNQILMIAFYAIIALLVVRGTLGAGVLLVGFAIPRLRMVLRAYSEPPPPGPPPGYRLWPLWYVSLAFYHNRLAGGLFVLGLVANLIFGL comes from the coding sequence ATGGGCCCACCCATCGGCGTCGCCGGCCCGCGCTCGTCCGGGAACGTCCCCGCGTCCCCGAGCGTGCTCCTCGACACCTGGCGCCAGATCGTCCTCAGCGGCAACCTGCCGCGCGGGCGGCCCATGGACGCCGTCTCGCGCTGGCTCCTCATCACCCGCGCCTGCGTGTTCTCGATGACCATCACGTCGGCGCTGATCGGCGGCCTGCTCGCCGCCGCAAAAGCGCCCGCAACGCACTGGGGATGGTTCGCGCTCGCCGCCGTCGGGCTCGTGGTCGCGCACGCGACCAACAACATGATCAACGACTACTTCGACACGATCGGCGGCGTCGACACGGAGAGCTACACCCGCACGCTCTACGCGCCCCACCCGCTCTTCTCGAACCTGATCTCGCGCGAGGGGCTGATCGCGGCGATCCTCGCCTGCAACCTGGTCGACCTCGCGATCGGCCTCTATTTGATGCGGGCGCTCGGATGGCCGGTGGCCGCGTTCGCGCTCGCGGGGCTGTTCGTCAGCGTCTTCTACGTCGCGCCGCCGCTCGCGCTGAAGCGCCACGGGCTCGGGGAGCCCGGCGTGTTCGTCGTCTGGGGGCCGCTCATGATCGGCGGCTCCTACTACGTGACGTCCGGGACGCTGCCGGGATGGATCTGGCTCGCGTCGACGCCCTACGCGCTCGTGGTCACGACGGTCCTGATCGGCAAGCACATCGACAAGTACGAGCAGGACGGGAGGCGCGGCATCCGCACGCTGCCGGTGATCCTCGGCCGCGAGGCGTCGCTACGGCTGAACCAGATCCTGATGATCGCGTTCTACGCGATCATCGCGCTGCTCGTGGTCCGCGGCACGCTCGGCGCCGGCGTGCTCCTCGTCGGGTTCGCGATCCCGCGCCTCCGCATGGTGCTGCGGGCGTACAGCGAGCCGCCGCCCCCGGGGCCGCCGCCGGGATACCGCCTCTGGCCGCTCTGGTACGTGTCGCTCGCCTTCTACCACAACCGCCTCGCGGGCGGCCTCTTCGTGCTCGGACTCGTGGCGAACCTGATCTTCGGGCTGTGA
- a CDS encoding alpha/beta hydrolase, with protein MIVVVYGYEGSGEGHWQRWAAAALAAGGVRVAFPELSSPAAPRKDVWVAELAAVLDDARRRRDPVTFLCHSLGCWALDHLLTEHGTAGVHAALLVAPPSPFLAFEPVDTFLPPPRRADVWAPLASRTLLVGSDNDDYAGPEEFAEIARTLDIAFRAMPGAGHINVAAGYGPWPFVLEWVAEVGAR; from the coding sequence ATGATCGTGGTCGTGTACGGCTATGAAGGATCGGGCGAGGGGCACTGGCAGCGGTGGGCGGCGGCGGCGCTCGCGGCGGGCGGCGTCCGCGTCGCCTTTCCGGAGCTCTCGTCGCCCGCCGCGCCGCGGAAGGACGTGTGGGTCGCGGAGCTCGCCGCCGTCCTCGACGACGCGCGCCGGCGCCGCGACCCCGTGACGTTCCTCTGCCACTCGCTCGGGTGCTGGGCGCTCGACCACCTCCTGACCGAGCACGGCACGGCGGGCGTCCACGCGGCGCTTCTCGTCGCCCCGCCCTCGCCCTTCCTCGCCTTCGAGCCCGTCGACACCTTTCTGCCGCCGCCGCGCCGCGCCGACGTGTGGGCGCCGCTCGCGTCCCGGACCCTCCTCGTCGGCAGCGACAACGACGACTACGCCGGCCCCGAGGAGTTCGCGGAGATCGCGCGCACGCTCGACATCGCGTTCCGCGCCATGCCCGGCGCCGGCCACATCAACGTCGCCGCCGGGTACGGACCGTGGCCGTTCGTGCTCGAATGGGTCGCCGAGGTGGGCGCGCGCTGA
- a CDS encoding PIG-L family deacetylase: MARSPFAPDPRTAAAALVAVLALSAAPAARAAETLVVPPRVRVLVVAPHPDDESLGAGGLMQEVVAAGGRVDVLFLTNGDGYPEAVEAATGHREPSASDYRAFGELRRAEALVALERYRVLPPSVTFLGFPDGGLAEIWRRGEREPPYESPYTREDTPPYPHAFEAGARYVSRDLIRLIARMVARSAPDWIVLPTPLDNHSDHCASFTFVLAALQALSGEPGGADKAPDRLLTYLVHTARGWPPPPDQPGPLPEPAALFAPGRWFSLPLDEAEVRAKLDALETHRTQAAVMEALFRSFARPNELFAVLEREQLAGLKPGTPACGPELPSRASHPAPTPPGRG, translated from the coding sequence GTGGCGCGATCACCGTTCGCCCCTGACCCCCGCACGGCGGCTGCCGCGCTCGTTGCCGTGCTCGCGCTCTCCGCCGCGCCCGCGGCGCGCGCCGCCGAGACGCTCGTCGTCCCGCCGCGCGTCCGCGTGCTGGTGGTGGCGCCGCATCCGGACGACGAGTCGCTCGGAGCCGGGGGATTGATGCAGGAGGTGGTCGCCGCGGGCGGGCGCGTCGACGTGCTCTTCCTGACGAACGGCGACGGCTATCCCGAGGCGGTCGAGGCGGCGACGGGTCATCGCGAACCGTCGGCGAGCGACTATCGCGCCTTCGGCGAGCTGCGACGTGCCGAGGCGCTCGTCGCGCTCGAGCGCTACCGCGTGCTGCCGCCGTCGGTCACGTTCCTCGGATTTCCCGACGGCGGCCTCGCCGAGATCTGGCGACGCGGCGAGCGCGAGCCGCCCTACGAGTCGCCCTACACCCGCGAGGACACTCCACCGTATCCGCACGCGTTCGAGGCGGGCGCACGCTACGTGAGCCGCGATCTGATCCGCCTGATCGCGCGCATGGTGGCGCGCTCCGCTCCGGACTGGATCGTGCTGCCGACCCCGCTCGACAACCACTCCGACCACTGTGCGAGCTTCACCTTCGTGCTCGCGGCGCTGCAGGCGCTCAGCGGCGAGCCGGGCGGGGCGGACAAGGCGCCCGACCGCCTGCTGACGTATCTGGTGCACACGGCGCGCGGTTGGCCTCCACCGCCCGACCAGCCCGGGCCGTTGCCGGAGCCGGCCGCGCTCTTCGCTCCCGGGCGCTGGTTCTCGCTGCCCCTCGACGAGGCCGAGGTGCGCGCGAAGCTCGACGCGCTCGAGACGCATCGGACGCAGGCGGCCGTCATGGAGGCGTTGTTCCGGTCGTTCGCGCGGCCGAACGAGCTGTTCGCGGTTCTCGAGCGGGAGCAGCTCGCCGGCCTGAAGCCCGGGACGCCCGCCTGCGGCCCCGAGCTCCCGTCGCGCGCGTCGCATCCGGCGCCGACTCCGCCCGGCCGGGGGTGA
- a CDS encoding sensor domain-containing diguanylate cyclase: MGSAPKPDFRIVLRAASLLNSSLDVGVVLRELLDGLDRLLCPTHWSLLLRDEATGELVFTLVRGEAQPQLLTRRLAPDEGIAGWVATQDEALLIPDVAHDPRFSARMDTLSGFRTRSVVAVPLRARARCIGVLEIVNALHERVFDATDLEILQSYADFAAIAIHNARTHEAIVEFAKNDPLTGLRNSQYFIRAIEEAIARGERFAIVFFDMDRFKRLVDTHGHVRGSAALAEVGRWLGGELAPGEVGCRFGGDEFALLFAGADRAAADARCRDLAARLQARTFLADEGIHATLGASFGAAAFPVDGDTPAALLHLADARMYVSKRARQMARGAD; the protein is encoded by the coding sequence GTGGGAAGCGCACCGAAGCCAGATTTTCGCATCGTTCTCCGGGCCGCCAGCCTCCTGAACTCGTCGCTCGACGTCGGCGTCGTCCTGCGCGAGCTCCTCGACGGCCTCGACCGCCTCCTCTGCCCGACCCATTGGTCGCTCCTCCTCCGCGACGAGGCGACGGGCGAGCTCGTATTCACGCTCGTCCGCGGCGAGGCTCAACCCCAGCTCCTCACGCGCCGCCTCGCGCCGGACGAAGGCATCGCGGGCTGGGTCGCCACCCAGGACGAGGCGCTCCTGATCCCCGACGTCGCCCACGACCCGCGCTTCTCCGCCCGCATGGACACGCTCTCGGGCTTCCGCACCCGCTCCGTCGTGGCGGTGCCGCTCAGGGCGCGGGCCCGCTGCATCGGCGTCCTCGAGATCGTGAATGCGCTGCACGAGCGGGTCTTCGACGCCACCGATCTCGAGATCCTGCAGAGCTACGCCGACTTCGCGGCGATCGCCATCCACAACGCCCGCACCCACGAGGCGATCGTGGAGTTCGCCAAGAACGACCCCCTGACGGGCCTGCGGAACTCCCAGTACTTCATTCGCGCCATCGAGGAGGCCATCGCGCGCGGCGAGCGCTTCGCGATCGTGTTCTTCGACATGGATCGCTTCAAGCGGCTGGTCGACACGCACGGCCACGTGCGGGGCAGCGCCGCCCTCGCGGAGGTGGGCCGGTGGCTCGGCGGCGAGCTCGCGCCCGGCGAGGTCGGCTGCCGCTTCGGCGGCGACGAGTTCGCCCTCCTCTTCGCCGGCGCCGACCGCGCCGCGGCCGACGCCCGCTGCCGCGATCTCGCGGCTCGGCTCCAAGCCCGCACGTTCCTCGCCGACGAGGGCATCCACGCGACGCTCGGCGCATCCTTCGGCGCGGCGGCGTTCCCGGTCGACGGCGACACGCCGGCCGCCCTCCTCCACCTGGCCGACGCGCGCATGTACGTCTCGAAGCGCGCCCGGCAGATGGCACGCGGCGCCGACTGA